A window of the Microbacterium sp. AZCO genome harbors these coding sequences:
- a CDS encoding enoyl-CoA hydratase/isomerase family protein: MSDSILLSREGGLARVTFNRPAYLNAMDFEMGRRWRDVAHELTSDDSVGAVILDAAGPAFCAGGDVIAMATSEAGGADVTETAHIIHDGIRTFALSDKPIVAAVQGAVAGGGLGLMLTADYIVASESAKFVSKYANIGLTPDLGVSTLLPAAIGQRRALALLLQDRTIDAATALDWGLVSEIVPPAEVADRARAVAEFWLANATAAFGEAKRLVRVGADRAFETNLHDEAATIGARFDTDESRARVAAFAAASAKRSS; this comes from the coding sequence ATGAGCGACTCGATCCTGCTTTCCCGCGAGGGCGGCCTCGCCCGGGTCACCTTCAACCGCCCCGCGTACCTCAACGCGATGGACTTCGAGATGGGGCGCCGCTGGCGCGACGTCGCGCACGAGCTGACGTCCGACGACTCGGTGGGGGCGGTGATCCTGGATGCCGCGGGCCCGGCGTTCTGCGCGGGCGGCGACGTCATCGCGATGGCGACCTCGGAAGCCGGCGGTGCCGACGTCACCGAGACGGCGCACATCATCCACGACGGCATCCGGACGTTCGCCCTGTCGGACAAGCCCATCGTCGCCGCCGTCCAGGGCGCCGTCGCGGGCGGCGGACTCGGGCTCATGCTGACGGCGGACTACATCGTCGCGTCGGAGTCGGCGAAGTTCGTGAGCAAGTACGCCAACATCGGCCTCACCCCCGACCTCGGCGTCTCGACGCTGCTGCCCGCCGCGATCGGGCAGCGCCGCGCGCTCGCGCTGCTGCTGCAGGACCGCACGATCGATGCCGCGACGGCCCTCGACTGGGGCCTCGTGAGCGAGATCGTGCCCCCGGCCGAGGTCGCGGACCGCGCCCGGGCGGTCGCCGAGTTCTGGCTCGCGAATGCGACAGCGGCGTTCGGAGAGGCGAAGCGTCTCGTCCGCGTCGGCGCCGACCGCGCCTTCGAGACGAACCTCCACGACGAGGCCGCGACGATCGGCGCGCGCTTCGACACCGACGAGTCCCGCGCCCGCGTCGCGGCCTTCGCCGCGGCATCCGCCAAGCGCTCGTCCTGA
- a CDS encoding GNAT family N-acetyltransferase gives MEDAGEVLTLQRAAFVQEALIYGTPDMPPLTQSLDELEHELHDNLGQVALAGPRMVGALRARLDDGLLLIGRISIAPDQQGKGIGSRLLAAVEERGRGAGATEAELFTGSLSEANLRLYTREGYAETQRVQGDDGIEQVFLRKRLAG, from the coding sequence ATGGAGGATGCCGGGGAGGTCCTCACCCTGCAGCGCGCCGCGTTCGTGCAGGAGGCCCTCATCTACGGCACGCCCGACATGCCTCCGCTCACGCAGTCGCTCGACGAGCTCGAGCACGAGCTGCACGACAACCTCGGTCAGGTCGCACTGGCCGGGCCGCGCATGGTGGGGGCCCTGCGCGCACGCCTCGACGACGGGCTGCTGCTCATCGGGCGCATCTCCATCGCGCCCGACCAGCAGGGCAAGGGCATCGGCTCTCGCCTGCTCGCGGCGGTCGAGGAGCGAGGCCGCGGGGCCGGAGCCACCGAGGCCGAGCTGTTCACGGGATCGCTCAGCGAGGCGAACCTGCGCCTCTACACGCGCGAGGGCTACGCCGAGACGCAGCGCGTGCAGGGCGACGACGGCATCGAGCAGGTCTTCCTGCGCAAGCGTCTGGCGGGCTGA
- a CDS encoding Pycsar system effector family protein — MTTQQQGAVPDETTHALATEMLAEVMTEIDRADQKASLLIGSLGIAFSIVLSGLLGGGWSPADSGAFAVVLWTIGGLTAAASVVAASLAVWPRLSRGPGPGAITYWGQIRGMSSPQAVAEALAARGLHAPERTYQQLLVLSAVAQRKYRNIRQSMLLAGIAALAVVVSFFVV; from the coding sequence ATGACGACACAGCAGCAGGGCGCCGTGCCCGACGAGACGACACACGCCCTCGCCACCGAGATGCTCGCCGAGGTCATGACCGAGATCGACCGCGCCGACCAGAAGGCGTCGCTGCTGATCGGGAGCCTCGGCATCGCCTTCAGCATCGTGCTGAGCGGGCTGCTGGGCGGCGGCTGGTCTCCGGCGGACTCCGGCGCGTTCGCGGTCGTGCTCTGGACGATCGGCGGCCTCACGGCCGCGGCATCCGTCGTCGCGGCATCCCTCGCCGTCTGGCCCCGGCTGAGCAGGGGCCCCGGCCCCGGCGCGATCACCTACTGGGGTCAGATCCGCGGAATGAGCTCGCCGCAGGCCGTCGCCGAGGCGCTCGCTGCGCGCGGCCTGCACGCTCCCGAGCGGACGTATCAGCAGCTCCTCGTGCTGTCGGCGGTCGCGCAGCGGAAGTACCGGAACATCCGCCAGTCGATGCTGCTCGCGGGCATCGCCGCGCTCGCCGTCGTGGTGTCGTTCTTCGTCGTCTGA
- a CDS encoding NAD(P)-dependent oxidoreductase: protein MTDKPLAGKTILMSGGSRGIGLAIALRAARDGANVALIAKTDTPHPKLEGTVHTAAQQIRDAGGRALPIVGDVRNDDDITRAVLETQGEFGGIDVVVNNASVIDLSGSLDLAAKKYDLMQDVNVRGTFLLSRTAVPILRESANPHILSLSPPLNLSPRWLGAHTGYTLAKYGMTMATLGLAAEFAKDGIAANTLWPRTTIATAAVQFALGGDRMMKASRTPDIYADAAYEILLKPARDYTGQTLIVEDVLTDAGVTDFSRYAAVPGTPDEALFPDIFLD, encoded by the coding sequence ATGACTGACAAGCCGCTGGCCGGCAAGACCATCCTCATGTCCGGCGGCAGCCGCGGCATCGGCCTCGCGATCGCGCTGCGCGCTGCGCGCGACGGCGCGAACGTCGCGCTCATCGCCAAGACCGACACACCGCACCCGAAGCTCGAGGGCACCGTGCACACGGCGGCACAGCAGATCCGGGATGCCGGTGGCCGGGCGCTCCCGATCGTCGGCGACGTGCGCAACGACGACGACATCACGCGGGCGGTGCTCGAGACGCAGGGCGAGTTCGGCGGCATCGACGTCGTCGTCAACAACGCGAGCGTCATCGACCTCTCCGGCTCGCTCGACCTCGCGGCGAAGAAGTACGACCTCATGCAGGACGTCAACGTGCGCGGGACGTTCCTGCTGTCGCGCACGGCCGTGCCCATCCTGCGCGAGAGCGCGAACCCGCACATCCTGTCGCTCTCGCCGCCGCTCAACCTCTCGCCGAGGTGGCTCGGCGCGCACACGGGCTACACGCTCGCGAAGTACGGCATGACGATGGCGACGCTCGGCCTCGCCGCCGAGTTCGCGAAGGACGGCATCGCCGCCAACACGCTCTGGCCGCGCACGACGATCGCGACGGCGGCGGTGCAGTTCGCGCTCGGCGGCGACCGCATGATGAAGGCGAGCCGCACCCCCGACATCTACGCCGACGCGGCGTACGAGATCCTGCTCAAGCCCGCCCGCGACTACACGGGGCAGACGCTCATCGTCGAGGATGTGCTGACGGATGCCGGCGTCACCGACTTCTCGCGCTACGCCGCTGTGCCCGGCACGCCGGACGAGGCCCTGTTCCCCGACATCTTCCTCGACTGA
- a CDS encoding SDR family NAD(P)-dependent oxidoreductase, translating to MDITGAAALVTGGASGLGLATAKRLADAGAVVTIVDLPASAGASVAEELGGGFAPADVTEPDQVAAAITQAAASGPLRVVVNCAGIAPPAKVLDREGNPSPLADFERIVRINLIGTYNVIAQASAVMSKTEATVDGNRGVIVNTASVAAFDGQIGQPAYSASKGGVHAMTLPIARELARYGIRVLTIAPGIMETPMLKGLPEAAQESLGQQVPYPQRLGRPDEYAKLVLAIVDNGYLNGETIRLDGAIRMAPK from the coding sequence ATGGACATCACGGGCGCAGCCGCGCTGGTGACGGGCGGCGCGAGCGGTCTGGGCCTCGCGACGGCGAAGAGGCTCGCCGATGCCGGAGCCGTCGTCACGATCGTCGATCTGCCCGCCTCGGCCGGAGCGTCGGTCGCCGAGGAGCTCGGCGGCGGCTTCGCGCCCGCGGACGTCACCGAGCCCGACCAGGTCGCCGCCGCGATCACGCAGGCGGCGGCATCCGGTCCTCTGCGGGTCGTCGTGAACTGCGCCGGCATCGCTCCGCCCGCGAAGGTGCTCGACCGCGAGGGCAACCCGTCGCCGCTCGCCGATTTCGAGCGGATCGTCCGCATCAACCTCATCGGCACGTACAACGTCATCGCGCAGGCGTCCGCCGTCATGTCGAAGACCGAGGCGACGGTCGACGGCAACCGGGGCGTCATCGTCAACACCGCGAGCGTCGCCGCCTTCGACGGCCAGATCGGGCAGCCGGCCTACTCGGCGAGCAAGGGCGGCGTCCACGCCATGACGCTGCCGATCGCGCGCGAGCTGGCGCGGTACGGCATCCGGGTGCTGACGATCGCCCCCGGGATCATGGAGACCCCCATGCTGAAAGGCCTCCCCGAGGCCGCGCAGGAGTCGCTCGGCCAGCAGGTGCCCTACCCGCAGCGCCTCGGACGGCCCGACGAGTACGCGAAGCTCGTGCTCGCGATCGTCGACAACGGCTACCTCAACGGCGAGACCATCCGCCTCGACGGCGCGATCCGCATGGCGCCGAAGTAA
- a CDS encoding aminoglycoside 3'-phosphotransferase produces the protein MSIPTEPVAVPGRVRALARGAAVKAVWVNEIGGVTFRTDDGRHVKHGPRTLETSFAGEAERLAWAGRCIAVPGVVEVGGDDTHEWLVTTTIPGESAVASRWTADAATAVRAVGEGLRAVHDALPVEECPFDWSVPSRIANAAGRGIPLPDRLREAPEIDRLVVCHADACCPNTLVGDDGRWTGHVDLGALGVADRWADLAVATMSTEWNYGPGWDGALLAAYGIEPDAERIDYYRELWNAT, from the coding sequence GTGTCGATCCCCACCGAACCGGTCGCCGTGCCGGGGCGCGTGCGCGCGCTCGCGCGCGGCGCGGCGGTCAAGGCCGTGTGGGTCAACGAGATCGGAGGCGTGACCTTCCGCACCGACGACGGCCGGCACGTCAAGCACGGCCCGCGCACCCTCGAGACCTCGTTCGCCGGCGAGGCCGAGCGCCTCGCGTGGGCGGGGCGCTGTATCGCCGTGCCGGGAGTCGTCGAGGTCGGCGGCGACGACACGCACGAGTGGCTCGTCACGACGACGATCCCCGGCGAGTCCGCCGTCGCCTCGAGATGGACGGCGGATGCCGCCACCGCCGTCCGCGCGGTCGGCGAGGGTCTGCGCGCGGTCCACGACGCCCTGCCGGTGGAGGAGTGCCCCTTCGACTGGTCGGTGCCGTCGCGCATCGCGAACGCCGCGGGGCGCGGCATCCCTCTTCCCGATCGCCTGCGCGAGGCGCCCGAGATCGACCGGCTCGTCGTCTGCCATGCCGACGCCTGCTGCCCGAACACGCTCGTCGGCGACGACGGCCGGTGGACAGGGCACGTCGACCTGGGTGCGCTCGGCGTCGCGGACCGCTGGGCGGATCTCGCCGTGGCGACGATGAGCACCGAGTGGAACTATGGTCCGGGATGGGACGGCGCTCTCCTCGCGGCGTACGGGATCGAGCCCGACGCCGAGCGCATCGACTACTACCGGGAGCTCTGGAACGCCACATGA
- a CDS encoding DUF488 family protein, producing the protein MEIRLKRVYDDASPDDGFRVLVDRLWPRGVSKERAAIDLWAKEAAPTTELRRAFHQDGMDWDTFAAAYRAELATNPAVPALRTALADQDVVTLLYGAHDERHNHADLLREALLD; encoded by the coding sequence GTGGAGATCCGACTCAAGCGCGTGTACGACGACGCCTCTCCCGACGACGGCTTCCGCGTCCTCGTCGACCGGCTGTGGCCGCGCGGCGTCTCGAAGGAGCGCGCCGCGATCGACCTGTGGGCGAAGGAGGCCGCCCCGACGACCGAGCTGCGGCGGGCGTTCCACCAGGACGGCATGGACTGGGACACCTTCGCCGCCGCCTATCGCGCCGAGCTCGCGACCAATCCCGCCGTGCCCGCGCTGCGGACCGCCCTCGCCGATCAGGACGTCGTGACGCTTCTGTACGGCGCGCACGACGAGCGGCACAATCACGCCGACCTCCTGCGCGAAGCCCTGCTCGACTGA
- a CDS encoding HAD family hydrolase, protein MTPLPPPPPHADRRRIVFLDVDGTILEHGSNVCPSTGPAIRAVRAAGHLVYLSTGRSAADIHPNVAEIGFDGAVTNSGALVVSDGEVIVDRPLSPAATDRMLTAMRGRGIHYFLQTRDAVYASDGMAELMRKYAEALEARTEAGLEVRPEDSLVGLAQRRFPSVDEADLSRIDKAVFVSDHPEGLDELRADLGDEFLVVPGSMPLPGGSNGEISERTTTKGSAIELLLTHLGIDSTDAIAVGDSWNDIEMFQVCGVSVAMGNAQPELKELADFVTTDVLDDGIANAFRRLGLV, encoded by the coding sequence ATGACCCCGCTCCCCCCGCCCCCGCCGCACGCGGATCGCCGGCGCATCGTCTTCCTCGACGTCGACGGCACGATCCTCGAGCACGGCTCGAACGTGTGCCCCTCGACCGGCCCGGCGATCAGGGCGGTCCGCGCCGCCGGACACCTGGTGTACCTGAGCACGGGGAGATCCGCCGCCGACATCCATCCGAACGTCGCCGAGATCGGCTTCGACGGCGCGGTGACCAACTCGGGCGCCCTCGTCGTGTCGGACGGAGAGGTGATCGTCGACCGCCCGCTCTCGCCCGCCGCCACGGACCGGATGCTGACGGCGATGCGCGGCCGCGGCATCCACTACTTCCTCCAGACCCGCGATGCCGTGTACGCGAGCGACGGTATGGCCGAGCTCATGCGCAAGTACGCCGAGGCGCTCGAGGCCCGGACCGAAGCCGGCTTGGAGGTGCGCCCCGAGGACTCGCTCGTCGGGCTCGCGCAGCGCCGATTCCCGAGCGTGGACGAGGCCGACCTCTCCCGGATCGACAAGGCCGTCTTCGTCAGCGATCACCCGGAGGGACTCGACGAGCTGCGCGCCGATCTCGGCGACGAGTTCCTCGTCGTGCCCGGCAGCATGCCGCTCCCCGGCGGCTCCAACGGCGAGATCAGCGAGCGCACCACCACGAAGGGCTCGGCGATCGAACTGCTGCTCACGCACCTCGGCATCGATTCCACCGACGCCATCGCGGTCGGCGACAGCTGGAACGACATCGAGATGTTCCAGGTGTGCGGCGTCTCGGTGGCGATGGGCAACGCGCAGCCCGAGCTCAAGGAGCTCGCCGACTTCGTGACGACGGACGTGCTCGACGACGGCATCGCGAACGCATTCCGCCGGCTCGGGCTCGTCTGA
- a CDS encoding LysE family translocator yields the protein MVPTENLLAFALAALVLIVIPGPSVLFTIGRALALGRIGGLLSVLGNALGLLPIIVAVALGVGGVVASSIVLFTIVKVAGALYLMYLGVQAIRHRNRTAEAATNGALPRSHWRQLGEGFLVGITNPKTIAFFVAVLPQFVDLDAGMVPLQMIELGLVFFAIALLSDGVWALVAAAARDWFGRSPKRIARLSATGGGLMIGLGGILLFTGNRHS from the coding sequence GTGGTACCGACCGAGAACCTCCTCGCCTTCGCTCTCGCGGCCCTCGTGCTGATCGTCATCCCCGGCCCGAGCGTGCTCTTCACGATCGGGCGCGCGCTCGCGCTCGGCCGCATCGGAGGTCTGCTGAGCGTGCTCGGCAACGCCCTCGGCCTTCTGCCGATCATCGTCGCCGTGGCACTCGGAGTCGGCGGCGTCGTCGCGAGCTCGATCGTGCTCTTCACGATCGTCAAGGTCGCCGGCGCCCTGTACCTCATGTACCTCGGCGTGCAGGCGATCCGCCACCGCAACCGAACCGCGGAGGCGGCGACGAACGGCGCGCTGCCGCGCTCGCACTGGCGGCAGCTGGGCGAGGGCTTCCTCGTCGGCATCACGAACCCCAAGACGATCGCGTTCTTCGTCGCGGTGCTGCCCCAGTTCGTCGACCTCGACGCGGGGATGGTGCCGCTGCAGATGATCGAGCTCGGCCTCGTCTTCTTCGCGATCGCGCTCCTCTCCGACGGCGTCTGGGCGCTGGTCGCCGCCGCGGCGCGCGACTGGTTCGGACGGTCGCCCAAGCGCATCGCGCGCCTCTCGGCGACCGGCGGCGGGCTCATGATCGGCCTCGGCGGCATCCTCCTCTTCACCGGCAACCGGCACTCATGA
- a CDS encoding adenylate/guanylate cyclase domain-containing protein: MFRHPPARAGCWRPAKEGFSLNAHVTASALSPRLFHGLADDADGIVRVEGTAVVVDISGFTTLSEQLAAAGREGTEQLIATLSRIFTVLLPVTDDGGDVVKFAGDALFVLFTGPDHARHAAHAAWNMNRVLTAIGDIHLPAARAKLRMSVGVHSGGFDFFVTGGENVSVVLTGRDTSRVIELQSAAEAGRILVSDETAAFLPAAQVAKEESAPGARRLLKAGTVASTSLMALDVGRTRAADRFLPRAFAERPDLLGAEPDHRWAAIAFIQVSGVPERPDRDDHARMDALTRLVEEVAAETGVTLLDVDPAIGGYRYFLTAGAPTTTEDPEGRLVSAALRIVQSGSDYALRAGVTSGRVFAGFVGAMYRQTYTVMGDPTNLAARLTARAEPGTVLVARAALERTGRPFESDDAGTITVKGKSQEIAVAVVTGHGGATSLATQQTPFVDRHAELERLRAVLADASAEVGSVLTITAPAGVGKTRLLEHILDETPLPVLRAYGDRYGVNTPYRALQTLVRPLLRIPPAARPAEAGERLAQVVADHFPQLTPWLPLLAPAAGAQAEPTAESEALDDAFRAERTAEVVSEFLLGLTTGPGCLVLDDAQWVDPASATVLAELIGRDTRHAVLIVRRPGEDGVGPLGEELPLAGLGDEQIREIIEAVAGRRLLPADARPLVARAEGNPLYAIELATGLVSGDDALGIEQLIGERIDALTESERTTLRRAAVLGIRIPLGLYITCVGMPLISGGLGSFLELGADGISFRSELFRDVAYDQLTFQARRELHRAAARALEADPALGGTARNVMLAGHYEAAGDWEAAHRAALAAAQAAEQAFALEEAVRSYRLAVEAARRSAGGEDLPGLLEALGRVSVAGGWAKEGLEAFSSARKLISDTVHRARLDHERAYALNILGRHDEAVRALRSARRALTGAGPEGQRVLGAVTVTEAGLRLRQARWADARRLATEAISLLDGIAHDDTAKRVLADALRYHDIAAGELEGDAAMVNLPRALELYDQTGDELSKSKVLNVLGARAYFRGDWTTAAALYNQARAAGEAGGDIVGAAIESANAAEVLIDQGRIDEARPLVAEALRVFEASDNPYLVAFVTGFSGRIAQQAGDHGAARDAFRSAADGFAALEETDAALDARVRLLEATLDAEDRDTATALAEALAGVDGGPRLARQRARLAALAGDDAGALALTLEAVEDASATPLERALSLAQLNHLRPDAVVRGEAERLLASLGVANAAPILDRSPLPSEAEHAR, from the coding sequence GTGTTCCGGCATCCCCCCGCCCGGGCCGGGTGCTGGCGCCCCGCGAAGGAGGGGTTTTCGCTGAACGCGCACGTCACGGCCTCGGCGCTGAGCCCGCGCCTCTTCCACGGGCTCGCCGACGATGCGGACGGAATCGTCCGCGTCGAGGGGACCGCTGTCGTCGTCGACATCTCGGGGTTCACGACGCTGTCGGAGCAGCTGGCCGCCGCGGGTCGTGAGGGCACGGAGCAGCTCATCGCGACGCTCTCGCGCATCTTCACCGTGCTGCTGCCGGTGACCGACGACGGCGGCGACGTCGTGAAGTTCGCGGGCGACGCGCTCTTCGTGCTCTTCACGGGCCCGGATCACGCCCGGCACGCGGCGCATGCGGCCTGGAACATGAACCGGGTGCTGACGGCGATCGGCGACATCCACCTGCCCGCCGCCCGCGCGAAGCTGCGGATGTCGGTGGGCGTGCACAGCGGCGGCTTCGACTTCTTCGTGACCGGCGGCGAGAACGTGTCGGTCGTGCTGACCGGCCGCGACACGTCTCGCGTCATCGAGCTCCAGTCGGCGGCCGAGGCGGGCCGGATCCTCGTGAGCGACGAGACGGCGGCGTTCCTGCCGGCGGCGCAGGTCGCGAAGGAGGAGTCCGCCCCGGGCGCCCGGCGACTTCTCAAGGCGGGAACGGTCGCCTCGACCTCGCTCATGGCGCTCGACGTCGGTCGCACCCGGGCCGCAGACCGCTTCCTGCCGCGCGCGTTCGCCGAGCGACCCGATCTGCTCGGCGCAGAGCCCGACCACCGCTGGGCCGCCATCGCGTTCATCCAGGTGTCCGGCGTGCCCGAGCGTCCCGACCGCGACGACCACGCGCGCATGGACGCCCTCACGCGCCTCGTCGAGGAGGTCGCCGCCGAGACCGGCGTCACTCTCCTCGACGTCGACCCGGCGATCGGCGGCTACCGCTACTTTCTGACCGCCGGCGCGCCGACGACGACGGAGGATCCCGAGGGTCGCCTCGTGAGCGCCGCGCTGCGCATCGTGCAGTCGGGCTCCGACTACGCGCTGCGCGCGGGGGTGACGTCGGGACGGGTCTTCGCGGGCTTCGTCGGCGCGATGTACCGCCAGACGTACACCGTGATGGGCGACCCGACGAATCTGGCGGCTCGCCTGACCGCGCGGGCCGAGCCCGGCACGGTGCTCGTGGCGCGGGCCGCGCTCGAGCGGACGGGTCGCCCGTTCGAGTCCGACGATGCGGGCACGATCACGGTCAAGGGCAAGTCGCAGGAGATCGCGGTCGCGGTCGTGACGGGTCACGGCGGCGCGACGAGCCTCGCGACGCAGCAGACCCCCTTCGTCGACCGGCACGCCGAGCTCGAGCGCCTGCGTGCGGTGCTCGCCGACGCCTCGGCGGAAGTCGGCTCGGTGCTCACGATCACGGCCCCGGCCGGTGTCGGCAAGACGCGCCTCCTCGAGCACATCCTCGATGAGACGCCGCTCCCCGTCCTGCGCGCGTACGGCGACCGGTACGGGGTCAACACGCCCTATCGGGCGCTGCAGACCCTCGTGCGCCCCCTGCTGCGCATCCCGCCCGCCGCGCGCCCGGCCGAAGCCGGCGAGCGCCTCGCGCAGGTCGTCGCCGACCACTTCCCGCAGCTGACGCCGTGGCTGCCGCTCCTCGCGCCCGCGGCCGGCGCTCAGGCGGAGCCCACAGCGGAGTCCGAGGCCCTCGACGATGCGTTCCGCGCCGAGCGCACGGCCGAGGTCGTGTCCGAGTTCCTCCTCGGGCTGACGACGGGTCCGGGATGCCTCGTCCTCGACGACGCGCAATGGGTCGACCCCGCCTCGGCGACGGTGCTCGCCGAGCTCATCGGTCGCGACACCCGCCACGCCGTGCTCATCGTCCGCCGCCCCGGGGAGGACGGTGTCGGGCCGCTCGGCGAGGAGCTCCCGCTCGCCGGGCTCGGCGACGAGCAGATCCGCGAGATCATCGAGGCGGTCGCCGGCCGGCGCCTGCTGCCGGCCGACGCGCGTCCTCTCGTCGCGAGAGCCGAGGGAAACCCGCTCTATGCGATCGAGCTCGCCACCGGCCTCGTGTCGGGCGACGATGCCCTCGGCATCGAGCAGCTCATCGGCGAGCGCATCGACGCGCTCACCGAGAGCGAGCGCACGACGCTGCGGCGGGCGGCCGTGCTCGGCATCCGGATCCCCCTCGGCCTCTACATCACGTGCGTCGGGATGCCGCTCATCTCGGGCGGCCTCGGATCGTTCCTCGAGCTGGGCGCCGACGGCATCTCGTTCCGCAGCGAGCTCTTCCGCGACGTCGCCTACGACCAGCTCACCTTCCAGGCGCGGCGGGAGCTGCACCGCGCGGCGGCCCGGGCCCTGGAGGCCGACCCCGCGCTCGGCGGAACGGCGCGCAACGTGATGCTCGCGGGTCACTACGAGGCGGCCGGCGACTGGGAGGCGGCGCACCGCGCGGCCCTCGCCGCGGCGCAGGCCGCCGAGCAGGCATTCGCGCTCGAGGAGGCGGTGCGGAGCTATCGCCTGGCCGTCGAGGCGGCCCGCCGCTCCGCGGGCGGAGAGGACCTCCCCGGGCTGCTCGAAGCCCTCGGCCGCGTGTCGGTGGCCGGCGGCTGGGCGAAGGAGGGCCTGGAGGCCTTCTCGAGCGCCCGCAAGCTCATCTCCGACACGGTGCACCGGGCGCGGCTCGACCACGAGCGCGCCTACGCGCTCAACATCCTGGGTCGGCACGACGAGGCCGTGCGGGCGCTGCGATCGGCGCGGCGGGCGCTCACCGGGGCGGGTCCGGAGGGACAGCGCGTGCTCGGAGCCGTCACGGTGACCGAGGCCGGGCTGCGCCTGCGGCAGGCACGGTGGGCCGATGCCCGCCGGCTCGCGACGGAGGCGATCTCGCTCCTCGACGGCATCGCCCACGACGACACCGCCAAGCGCGTTCTGGCGGATGCCCTGCGATATCACGACATCGCGGCGGGAGAGCTGGAGGGGGATGCCGCCATGGTCAACCTCCCGCGCGCGCTCGAGCTCTACGACCAGACCGGCGACGAGCTGTCGAAGTCGAAGGTGCTCAACGTCCTCGGCGCCCGAGCGTACTTCCGCGGCGACTGGACGACCGCCGCAGCGCTGTACAACCAGGCGCGGGCCGCCGGCGAAGCGGGGGGCGACATCGTGGGCGCCGCGATCGAGTCGGCCAACGCCGCGGAGGTCCTCATCGACCAGGGCCGGATCGATGAGGCGCGACCGCTCGTGGCCGAGGCTCTCCGCGTGTTCGAGGCGTCCGACAATCCCTATCTCGTCGCCTTCGTGACGGGCTTCTCGGGGCGGATCGCGCAACAGGCCGGCGACCACGGCGCTGCGCGCGACGCCTTCCGCTCCGCCGCCGACGGATTCGCGGCTCTCGAGGAGACGGATGCCGCCCTCGACGCCCGCGTGCGGCTGCTGGAGGCGACGCTCGACGCCGAAGACCGCGACACGGCGACGGCGCTCGCCGAGGCGCTCGCCGGGGTGGACGGGGGTCCGCGGCTCGCTCGCCAGCGCGCCCGGCTCGCGGCGCTCGCGGGCGACGACGCGGGCGCGCTCGCCCTCACGCTGGAGGCGGTCGAGGATGCCTCGGCGACGCCCCTCGAGCGCGCGCTCTCGCTCGCACAGCTCAATCACCTCCGGCCCGACGCCGTCGTCCGCGGCGAAGCCGAGCGGCTCCTCGCGTCGCTCGGGGTCGCCAACGCCGCTCCGATCCTCGACCGGTCCCCCCTGCCCTCCGAAGCGGAGCACGCCCGATGA
- a CDS encoding SRPBCC domain-containing protein: MTVTRTGTVRTIDGAPHLVLTRTFGSPAEAVWQTFTDPERLRSWIGYWEGDPTTGHVSFFMTAEADDPEPSRYTIHECDRPRRFAGDTDSGWRLWFELEESDGVTTLRFGQPVDAGEDIGSIGPGWEYYLDRAMAAHEGQDAAAVVWDDYYPALRDEYAALAP, translated from the coding sequence ATGACCGTCACCCGCACCGGCACCGTCCGCACGATCGACGGAGCGCCGCACCTCGTCCTGACCCGCACGTTCGGCTCGCCCGCCGAGGCGGTGTGGCAGACCTTCACCGATCCGGAGCGGCTGCGCTCCTGGATCGGCTACTGGGAGGGCGACCCCACGACGGGACACGTGTCGTTCTTCATGACCGCCGAAGCGGACGATCCTGAGCCGTCGCGGTACACGATCCACGAGTGCGACCGCCCGCGCCGCTTCGCGGGCGACACCGACAGCGGCTGGCGGCTGTGGTTCGAGCTCGAGGAGTCCGACGGCGTCACGACGCTGCGCTTCGGGCAGCCGGTCGACGCGGGCGAGGACATCGGCTCGATCGGGCCCGGCTGGGAGTACTACCTCGACCGTGCGATGGCGGCGCATGAGGGACAGGATGCCGCGGCCGTCGTGTGGGACGACTACTACCCCGCCCTCCGCGACGAGTACGCGGCGCTCGCGCCGTAG